GACATGACCAACGAAGCGTTCCACCTGATCAGGGACACGCCGAAAGTTACCGGCTTCCTGGGCGCGGATCAAAAGCCGATGCCGATCCCGGAGAAAGAGGCTCTGCGGATCATCAACCAGGTTCAGGAAGGCGTTGATCGGCCGAAGCCGTCCGTCAGCTTTGAAGTTGGCGAGCAGGTTCGTGTGTCTGACGGTCCGTTTGCGTCCTTCTCTGGTCTCGTGGAAGAGGTCGATGACGAGCGCGCGCGCCTCAAGGTGGCTGTGTCCATCTTCGGTCGGGCAACGCCAGTTGAATTGGAATTCGGTCAGGTTGACAAACTCTGACTGTTTGCTGTCCCGCGGGGCAGCTTGAGTGCCGGATATGAACTATCCGGAATGAAGTCGGTGGCAGGTTCATGCACTCTTCGCCGGGTGCTCCAACGGGCCACACCACCAACTCCCAGATGGTCAAATTGCCGTTTGGCCATGTATAATTGGAGAGAACAATGGCGAAGAAGATCGAAGGCTTCCTGAAGCTTCAGGTGCCGGCAGGCTCCGCGACCCCGTCCCCGCCCATCGGGCCGGCACTTGGTCAGCGTGGTCTGAACATCATGGAGTTCTGTAAGGCGTTCAACGCGCAGACCCAGGATGTTGAAAAGGGTGCGCCGTGCCCGACCGTGATTACTTACTACTCCGACAAGTCCTTCACGTTTGAAGTGAAGACAGCTCCGGTCAGCTTCTTCTTGAAGAAAGCTGCCAAGCTGCCGAAGGGTTCGTCCACTCCAGGCCGCGGCACCGTCGGTTCCGTGAGCAAGGCTCAAGTGAAAGAAATCGCTGAAGCCAAAATGAAGGACCTGAACGCCAACGACATCGATGCAGCAATGCTTATGGTTGAAGGCTCCGCCCGTTCCATGGGCTTCGAGGTAACGGAGTAAGATCATGGCGAAGGTTGGAAAACGTATTTCTACAGCGCGTGAAGGTATCGACCGTAACAAGCTGTACTCCCTGAACGAAGCCATCAGCCTCGTAAAGGGTCGCTCCAAGACCAAGTTCGACGAAACCGTTGAAGTTGCGATCAACCTGGGCGTCGATCCGCGTCACGCTGACCAGATGGTTCGCGGCGTATGCGTTCTGCCGAACGGAACCGGTAAGAGCGTCAAGGTTGCAGTGTTTGCGCGCGGCGACAAGGCTGAAGAAGCAAAAGCTGCTGGCGCAGACATTGTTGGCGCAGAAGAGCTGGTTCAGGAAGTTCAGGGCGGCAAGATCGATTTCGATACCGTCATTGCAACTCCGGACATGATGCCGCTGGTCGGCCGTCTCGGTAAGGTCCTCGGCCCGCGCGGCATGATGCCGAACCCGAAAGTAGGCACCGTGACCCCGGACGTCACCAAGGCTGTCAACGACGCGAAAGGCGGCGCTGTTCAGTTCCGTGTCGAAAAAGCCGGTATCGTCCACGCCGGTGTTGGCAAGGTGTCTTTCTCTGAAGACAAGATCTCGGAGAACATCAAGGCCCTGTTCGATGCTGTCCAGAAGGCGAAGCCGACGGGCGCAAAAGGCACCTACATGAAGCGCGTTGCTCTGTCCTCTACGATGGGCCCGGGCGTTAAAGTCGATATCGCGAGCGTTGCTGGCGAATAATCCGGTCTACACGGATTGAATACAAGTTTCAGCCTTTGGGCTGAATAGATCCGGCGGTTCGCCGCCGGATTGCCCTGTCCGAGACTGCAGGTGCCGGGAAACTGGCTTAAGCCGATAAAGGCCTGCATAGATGGGTGAGAACCGAATTTTCCGCGGCACGCGGGCAACCGGTTCGAACCAGACCTTGCCGACACTTTTTTAAGTGCAGGTGAGGGGACAGGACCCTGAGCGTCGTCTATGCAGGCGGTTCCGGGTTCGGGACCACCGCACAGGCGGCAAGGTAAACCGGTGGCGAATTTCGCCATCAAATGGAGAAGGCAAGTGGAAAGAGCGGAAAAGCAAGAGTTCGTGACATCCTTCAACGCCGAGCTGGCTGACACCGGCGTCGTTGTCGTCGCGCACTATGCAGGCCTCTCGGTTGCACAAATGACGGCCTTGCGGTCGTCAGTACGTGAAGCCGGCGGTTCTGTAAAAGTCGCAAAAAACCGCCTTGTGAAACTCGCCCTCAAAGGCACTGACCTTGAGCACATCTCCGACCTGCTCCAGGGCCCGACCGTACTCGTCTATTCCGACGATCCGGTTGCAGCACCGAAAGCAGCTGTCGATTTCGCCAAGGCCAACACTCAGTTGGAAATCCTTGGTGGTGCTCTTGGAACGACAAACCTGAACCCGGAAGGGGTCAAGTCTCTGGCCACAATGCCGTCGCTCGACGAGCTGCGTGCAAAGCTGGTTGGCATGATTCAGACACCGGGAACGCGCATTGCGCAGGTTGTCAACGCACCGGCCGGGCAACTCGCCCGCGTCTTCGGCGCGTACGCCAAGAAGGACGAGGCCGCATAAGGCGCCCCCAAACACTGTCTAATGAACCCAAACACTGGTTCGAACTGAAGGTACTGAAAAATGGCTGATCTTGAAAAGCTCGTAGAAGAACTGTCCGCACTGACCGTTATGGAAGCTGCTGAACTGTCCAAACTTCTTGAAGAGAAGTGGGGCGTTTCTGCTGCTGCTCCGGTTGCAGTTGCTGCCGCTGCTGGTGGTGGTGAAGCTGCTGCTGCTGAAGAAAAGACTGAATTTGATGTTGTTCTGGCATCTGCTGGCGACAAGAAAATCAACGTCATCAAAGAAGTCCGTGCAATCACCGGTCTTGGCCTGAAAGAAGCTAAAGAGCTCGTCGAAAGCGCTCCGAAAGCGGTCAAGGAAGCAGTGTCCAAGGACGAAGCTGAAGAGCTGAAGAAGAAGCTGGAAGAAGCTGGTGCTTCTGTCGAGCTGAAGTAATTAAGGCGGAAACGCCTTATACGGTCCCGGGGGTTCCCGGGACCGGTTTTCGCCCCGGCGGGTTTGACCCGTTTCCGGGGCAAACGTCCCACTAGAGGTCTGTTTTTCCTGAGACGTATTCAGGTAAGGTCCCTAGATCCAAAATCCGGTCGATTCTTCGCATTTGCACAGAAGATTGACCTTGTTTGGTGGACGGTTTTCCGAAGCGCCCGGGCTGCGGCCCGATTGGACAAGGGGCGTTTCGGGAAGCCGTTTTCCTGCCGATACGAGGAGCGACAATGACCCAAACGTTCAACGGTCGCAAAAAGGTCCGCAAATATTTCGGATCTATCCGCGATGTCGCGGCGATGCCCAATCTCATTGAGGTGCAAAAAGCCTCTTATGACCAATTCCTTCAGGTTGATGAGATGCCGGGTGGCGGCCGCAAAGATGAAGGCCTTGAAGCGGTCTTCCAGTCCGTATTTCCGATTTCTGATTTTGCGGGCACTTCCCTTCTGGAATTTGTTTCCTACGAATTTGAAGCTCCAAAATACGACGTAGATGAGTGCCGTCAGCGGGACATGACCTTTGCAGCGCCGCTGAAGGTTACCCTGCGTCTCATCGTGTTTGACGTCGATGAAGATACCGGTGCGAAGTCCGTTAAAGACATCAAGGAACAAGATGTCTACATGGGCGACATGCCGTTCATGACCGACAACGGTACGTTCATTGTAAACGGTACAGAACGCGTGATCGTGTCTCAGATGCACCGCTCTCCGGGCGTGTTCTTCGATCATGACAAGGGCAAAACCCATTCCTCCGGCAAACTGTTGTTTGCCGCACGTGTGATCCCGTACCGCGGTTCCTGGCTCGACATCGAGTTCGACGCCAAGGACATTGTGCATGCGCGTATCGACCGCCGCCGCAAAATCCCGGTAACGTCTCTTCTGATGGCGCTTGGCCTGGACGGTGAGGAAGTTCTCAACACGTTCTACAAGCAGGTTGAGTATACCCGTCAGAAGGACGGTTCCTGGCGCATGCCGTTCGACGGCGAGCGCCTTAAGGGCACCAAGGCGTCCTATGACCTGATCGACGCCGACAGCGGCGACGTGGTTGTGGAAGGTGGCCGCAAGATCACTGCGCGCACAATCAAGCAGTTGGGTGAAAAGGGCGTGACCGCGCTCAAAGTCACCGATGAAGACTTGCATGGTCAGTATCTTGCCGAAGATATCGTCGACGCACAGTCTGGTGAAATCTACGCGGAAGCAGGTGGCGAAATCACCGGCAAACTGCTGGAAGAATTGGTTGATCGCGGCTATCACGATCTGACGATCCTGGACATCGATCATGTCAACACGGGTCCTTACATCCGCAACACGCTGAATGT
This window of the Roseibium alexandrii DFL-11 genome carries:
- the rplK gene encoding 50S ribosomal protein L11, whose amino-acid sequence is MAKKIEGFLKLQVPAGSATPSPPIGPALGQRGLNIMEFCKAFNAQTQDVEKGAPCPTVITYYSDKSFTFEVKTAPVSFFLKKAAKLPKGSSTPGRGTVGSVSKAQVKEIAEAKMKDLNANDIDAAMLMVEGSARSMGFEVTE
- the rplL gene encoding 50S ribosomal protein L7/L12; the protein is MADLEKLVEELSALTVMEAAELSKLLEEKWGVSAAAPVAVAAAAGGGEAAAAEEKTEFDVVLASAGDKKINVIKEVRAITGLGLKEAKELVESAPKAVKEAVSKDEAEELKKKLEEAGASVELK
- the rplA gene encoding 50S ribosomal protein L1 — translated: MAKVGKRISTAREGIDRNKLYSLNEAISLVKGRSKTKFDETVEVAINLGVDPRHADQMVRGVCVLPNGTGKSVKVAVFARGDKAEEAKAAGADIVGAEELVQEVQGGKIDFDTVIATPDMMPLVGRLGKVLGPRGMMPNPKVGTVTPDVTKAVNDAKGGAVQFRVEKAGIVHAGVGKVSFSEDKISENIKALFDAVQKAKPTGAKGTYMKRVALSSTMGPGVKVDIASVAGE
- the nusG gene encoding transcription termination/antitermination protein NusG, translated to MAKRWYIVHAYSNFEKKVAESIREKAEQKGLSDLFEEILVPMEKVVEVRRGRKVDAERKFFPGYVLVKMDMTNEAFHLIRDTPKVTGFLGADQKPMPIPEKEALRIINQVQEGVDRPKPSVSFEVGEQVRVSDGPFASFSGLVEEVDDERARLKVAVSIFGRATPVELEFGQVDKL
- the rplJ gene encoding 50S ribosomal protein L10, yielding MERAEKQEFVTSFNAELADTGVVVVAHYAGLSVAQMTALRSSVREAGGSVKVAKNRLVKLALKGTDLEHISDLLQGPTVLVYSDDPVAAPKAAVDFAKANTQLEILGGALGTTNLNPEGVKSLATMPSLDELRAKLVGMIQTPGTRIAQVVNAPAGQLARVFGAYAKKDEAA